A single Paratractidigestivibacter faecalis DNA region contains:
- a CDS encoding aminopeptidase: MSPIPMTDEECRVATEALSDQLDLYADLLVKKGAAVRPGQELVVECPVERADFARRVVAAGYRAGAGHVTVIWDDDAISRLTYENVDVDWFRHTPSWKVEQLNSLAEAGATFLFLEGSDPSALKGIDPAKPAAASKARNTECKSFRDGMDFGRNVWCIAGVPVAAWAREVFPGASDAEATYRLWNLILSVARADGDDPESAWETHNASFEKTKRFLNGHRFDSLRYEASNGTNLVVGMNPGHVWDGGAARTQDGTTFFPNIPTEEVFTSPDRARAEGIVYSAMPLVHAGQIVRDFWLRFEAGRVVDFGAEQGAEVLRHIIETDDNSCRLGECALISKNTPIRQSETLFFDTLYDENASCHLALGMGFPECLEGGVNLGKEELLARGVNQSVAHVDFMIGTDDLNVWGVCEDGTEVPVFENGQWAWE, translated from the coding sequence ATGTCTCCCATTCCCATGACCGACGAGGAGTGCCGCGTTGCCACCGAGGCGCTCTCCGACCAGCTTGACCTCTATGCCGACCTGCTGGTGAAGAAGGGTGCCGCCGTCCGGCCTGGCCAGGAGCTCGTCGTCGAGTGCCCCGTCGAGCGCGCCGACTTTGCCCGCCGCGTTGTGGCGGCCGGCTACCGCGCCGGCGCCGGCCACGTCACCGTCATCTGGGACGACGACGCCATCAGCCGCCTGACCTACGAGAACGTGGACGTCGACTGGTTCCGCCACACGCCCTCCTGGAAGGTCGAGCAGCTCAACTCCCTTGCCGAGGCGGGCGCCACCTTCCTCTTCCTGGAGGGCTCCGACCCCTCCGCGCTCAAGGGCATAGACCCGGCCAAGCCGGCCGCGGCCTCCAAGGCGCGCAACACCGAGTGCAAGTCCTTCCGCGACGGAATGGACTTTGGCCGCAACGTCTGGTGCATTGCCGGCGTCCCCGTGGCCGCGTGGGCGCGCGAGGTCTTCCCCGGCGCGTCTGACGCCGAGGCCACCTACCGCCTGTGGAACCTCATCCTCTCCGTGGCCCGCGCCGACGGAGACGATCCCGAGAGCGCTTGGGAGACCCACAACGCCTCCTTCGAGAAGACCAAGCGCTTCCTCAACGGTCACCGCTTTGACTCCCTGCGCTACGAGGCGTCCAACGGAACCAACCTCGTCGTGGGCATGAACCCGGGCCACGTCTGGGACGGCGGAGCAGCCCGCACGCAGGACGGCACCACGTTCTTCCCCAACATCCCGACCGAGGAGGTCTTCACCTCGCCGGACCGCGCCCGCGCCGAGGGCATCGTGTACTCCGCCATGCCGCTGGTCCACGCCGGCCAGATCGTGCGCGACTTCTGGCTGCGCTTTGAGGCCGGCCGCGTGGTGGACTTCGGTGCCGAGCAGGGCGCCGAGGTGCTGCGCCACATCATCGAGACCGACGATAACAGCTGCCGCCTTGGCGAGTGCGCGCTCATCTCCAAGAACACGCCCATCCGCCAGAGCGAGACCCTCTTCTTCGACACGCTCTACGACGAGAACGCGTCCTGTCACCTGGCGCTTGGCATGGGCTTCCCGGAGTGCCTGGAGGGCGGCGTCAACCTGGGCAAGGAGGAGCTTCTCGCCCGCGGCGTCAACCAGAGCGTGGCCCACGTGGACTTCATGATCGGCACCGACGACCTCAACGTCTGGGGCGTCTGCGAGGACGGCACCGAGGTCCCCGTCTTCGAGAACGGCCAGTGGGCCTGGGAGTAG
- a CDS encoding SpaA isopeptide-forming pilin-related protein: MERQRGTRAGVPHGVFRNGEKDAGPGRRPSPRARLRGGDRQQGGAPGAAGHAGRARVSLAVRSRQEVARRKAKDLARRSAAALSALFLVLSQLLGLGLAAAPATSALAEDLGTLTVSKATSYSDFDDVNDSFSRMHHFEVNSEDGIAYCGAKSLHSPEAGRVFTGGYASNNPALDWIMCHGWSPTHQTEYGLSSSHFMMATQYVVWFALPHSYETNDLDWAEFELTRIYTDVADAVAKMRAESAAYVAAGGGGPEAGSSIIWPSPDDQTQSLVTRRTPQVEVAMQKGSADASLTFGNDAYSLAGATYEIRQCGDDALAATVTTDATGRASCSLRPGVRYYAQETRAPAGYLLASGRVEFEAKAGQVVGLDDVPATAEVRVQKVDSSTGGAAQPGASLAGAELTLVDAQGRTHVSTTDAEGRASFDGLPLGRVRVTESRAPEGYMASQQVLEAEATAAQVGQNGIASISMESALKEDVVAFDLEIAKFKDYGQEGSGLEQPAGGVRFQVISNTTGGVVGELVTNPYGFADTSADGSLWFGTGTRAPGVHGALPYDAGGYTIHEVESTVPAGFSHIGDWTISAQQMADGAKLQYIADNHALATRLQVVKRDASSGQVVALPGFAFQILDADGNPLTQESWYPNHVTLDRFVTDESGCVTLPQSLIPGTYYIHEVAAQAPYLLRGEDVRIDVPADATLPPVVIASLSDEQASGSAKLTKTSESGTPLTGAEFDVVAQQDVVAPDGTIQAVEGQVMAHVSTDEKGEATVEGLPLGTGEAGYAFVETLAPEGFVLDETPHEFTVCWEDQQTAVVWAEAEAQNALAVGSASIRKTDLRTGAALAGAEFDVVATADVVDYDGSLAHEADDVVAHVTTDENGMASADGLALSPGGAGYAFVETAAPAGYVVDPTPHEFTIGYQDQLTPVVTVEAMATNDFTTVRLSKLDEKGEHLAGAHLALLDANKEVVDSWVSDEVPHTIERLLPGAYTLAESEAPEGYLKADPIDFTVAEVTDVQEVSMTDLRLPTPQELPSTGEGLPIGAVLAGISAGCAFMGYLLVRRS, from the coding sequence ATGGAAAGGCAGAGAGGAACCCGCGCGGGCGTTCCACACGGCGTGTTCCGGAACGGCGAGAAGGACGCAGGCCCAGGCCGAAGGCCGTCGCCACGCGCAAGGCTTCGCGGCGGCGACCGCCAGCAGGGAGGTGCTCCGGGAGCGGCGGGCCATGCCGGGCGCGCCCGCGTGAGCCTTGCGGTACGCTCGAGGCAAGAAGTTGCAAGACGCAAGGCAAAAGACCTGGCCAGAAGGTCCGCGGCGGCGCTCTCGGCCCTCTTCCTGGTGCTGAGCCAGCTGCTTGGCCTGGGCCTTGCCGCCGCGCCGGCGACGTCCGCCCTGGCAGAGGATCTGGGCACGCTCACGGTCTCCAAGGCGACGTCCTACTCGGACTTTGACGACGTCAACGACAGCTTCTCCCGCATGCACCACTTTGAGGTCAACTCGGAGGACGGCATTGCCTACTGCGGCGCAAAGAGCCTCCACTCGCCGGAGGCCGGCAGGGTCTTCACCGGCGGCTACGCGTCAAACAACCCGGCGCTTGACTGGATCATGTGCCACGGCTGGAGCCCAACGCACCAGACCGAGTACGGACTCTCGTCCTCGCACTTCATGATGGCCACGCAGTACGTGGTCTGGTTTGCCCTGCCCCACTCCTACGAGACGAACGACCTCGACTGGGCGGAGTTCGAGCTGACCCGCATCTACACCGACGTCGCCGACGCCGTGGCAAAGATGCGGGCGGAGTCCGCAGCCTACGTCGCCGCCGGCGGAGGAGGCCCCGAGGCCGGGAGCTCCATCATCTGGCCCTCCCCCGACGACCAGACCCAGTCCCTCGTGACCAGAAGGACGCCGCAGGTGGAGGTTGCGATGCAGAAGGGCTCCGCCGACGCCAGCCTCACGTTTGGCAACGACGCCTACAGCCTGGCCGGCGCCACCTACGAGATTCGCCAGTGTGGCGACGATGCGCTGGCCGCGACCGTCACCACCGACGCGACCGGCCGCGCCAGCTGCTCGCTCAGACCCGGCGTGCGCTACTACGCCCAGGAGACCAGGGCTCCCGCCGGCTACCTGCTCGCAAGCGGCAGGGTGGAGTTTGAGGCCAAGGCCGGGCAGGTCGTAGGTCTCGACGACGTCCCCGCAACCGCCGAGGTGCGCGTCCAGAAGGTGGACTCCTCGACGGGAGGGGCCGCCCAACCTGGCGCGAGCCTTGCGGGGGCAGAACTCACGCTCGTCGACGCCCAGGGCCGCACGCACGTCTCCACGACCGACGCCGAGGGCCGGGCCAGCTTTGACGGTCTTCCTCTGGGGCGAGTCCGCGTGACGGAGTCTCGGGCACCGGAGGGATACATGGCAAGCCAGCAGGTCCTCGAGGCCGAGGCGACGGCAGCCCAGGTTGGACAAAACGGCATCGCCAGCATATCCATGGAATCCGCCCTCAAGGAGGACGTCGTGGCCTTTGACCTTGAGATCGCAAAGTTCAAGGACTACGGGCAGGAGGGGTCCGGCCTGGAGCAGCCGGCGGGCGGCGTGCGCTTCCAGGTCATCAGCAACACCACGGGCGGCGTGGTGGGAGAGCTCGTCACCAACCCCTACGGCTTTGCGGACACCTCCGCCGACGGCTCGCTTTGGTTTGGCACGGGCACCCGCGCGCCCGGCGTGCACGGCGCCCTTCCCTACGACGCCGGCGGCTACACCATTCACGAGGTCGAGTCCACGGTACCTGCGGGCTTCTCTCACATTGGAGACTGGACCATCAGCGCCCAGCAGATGGCGGACGGCGCCAAGCTGCAGTACATCGCAGACAACCACGCCCTGGCAACCAGGCTGCAGGTGGTGAAGCGCGACGCCTCCTCTGGGCAGGTGGTGGCGCTGCCGGGCTTTGCGTTCCAGATCCTTGACGCCGACGGCAACCCCCTGACGCAGGAGAGCTGGTATCCAAACCATGTCACGCTCGACCGCTTTGTGACGGACGAGAGCGGCTGCGTCACCCTGCCGCAAAGCCTGATTCCAGGCACGTACTACATCCATGAGGTCGCCGCACAGGCCCCCTACCTGCTAAGAGGCGAGGACGTCCGCATCGATGTGCCCGCCGACGCCACGCTTCCGCCCGTGGTCATAGCGAGCCTTTCCGACGAGCAGGCCTCGGGGTCGGCCAAACTGACCAAGACGTCGGAAAGCGGGACGCCCCTGACGGGGGCCGAGTTTGACGTGGTGGCGCAGCAGGACGTCGTCGCCCCGGACGGAACCATCCAGGCCGTTGAGGGTCAGGTCATGGCCCACGTGTCCACGGACGAGAAGGGCGAGGCCACGGTCGAGGGGCTGCCCCTGGGCACGGGCGAGGCAGGCTACGCCTTTGTGGAGACCCTGGCGCCGGAGGGCTTTGTCCTGGACGAGACTCCGCACGAGTTCACGGTTTGCTGGGAGGACCAGCAGACGGCCGTTGTCTGGGCAGAGGCCGAGGCCCAGAACGCGCTTGCCGTGGGCTCCGCGTCCATTCGCAAGACCGACCTGAGGACGGGTGCCGCCCTCGCCGGGGCGGAGTTTGACGTCGTGGCCACGGCCGACGTCGTCGACTACGACGGCTCGCTCGCGCACGAGGCGGATGACGTCGTCGCCCACGTCACCACCGACGAGAACGGCATGGCCTCGGCAGACGGCCTTGCGCTCTCTCCCGGCGGAGCGGGCTACGCCTTCGTGGAGACCGCGGCGCCGGCCGGCTACGTCGTCGACCCGACTCCCCATGAGTTCACGATTGGCTACCAGGACCAGCTCACGCCCGTCGTCACCGTCGAGGCAATGGCAACGAACGACTTCACCACGGTCCGGCTCTCAAAGCTCGACGAGAAGGGCGAGCACCTTGCCGGCGCGCATCTCGCTCTGCTGGACGCCAACAAGGAGGTCGTCGACAGCTGGGTGAGCGACGAGGTGCCGCACACCATCGAGCGTCTGCTCCCAGGCGCCTACACCCTTGCCGAGAGCGAGGCCCCCGAGGGCTACCTCAAGGCCGACCCCATCGACTTCACCGTCGCCGAAGTCACCGACGTGCAGGAGGTGAGCATGACAGACCTCAGGCTTCCCACACCCCAGGAACTTCCCTCCACCGGCGAAGGCCTTCCCATCGGTGCCGTCCTGGCCGGCATCTCCGCCGGATGCGCCTTCATGGGCTACCTGCTGGTTCGCCGCAGCTAG
- a CDS encoding IS3 family transposase has translation MRVLREEGHGLGRLLECAGMARSSYYYALSHPKAPTRPELWEAAAEIFSRTANGCGHRQIAMCLRAEQGVRIAYKTTLKMMREMGISCGIRRETDYHRYNSYRGKVGKTFENVIGRDFAADGPWEKMGTDVTEFKQPWGKAYFAPVYDFGSKEIVAWSTSLHPNMAQQHELLDQLVSKKPKGSRPILHSDMGWQYQQAGWCRRLEEAGVVQSMSRKGNCIDNGATEQVFGHIKDEFFRGRTWPDFESFKADLDDFVVHWNTRRRQVKLKGLTPEEFRRQSLAA, from the coding sequence GTGAGGGTCCTGCGCGAAGAGGGGCACGGGCTGGGGCGCCTGCTGGAGTGCGCCGGCATGGCCCGGTCCAGCTACTACTACGCGCTGTCGCACCCGAAGGCTCCCACCAGGCCCGAGCTCTGGGAGGCCGCCGCCGAGATATTCTCGCGCACCGCCAACGGGTGCGGCCACAGGCAGATCGCCATGTGCCTGCGCGCCGAGCAGGGCGTGCGCATAGCCTACAAGACGACGCTGAAGATGATGCGCGAGATGGGCATCAGCTGCGGGATCCGCCGCGAGACCGACTACCACAGGTACAACTCGTACAGGGGCAAGGTCGGAAAGACCTTCGAGAACGTCATCGGCAGGGACTTCGCCGCCGACGGGCCGTGGGAAAAGATGGGCACCGACGTCACCGAGTTCAAGCAGCCCTGGGGCAAGGCCTACTTCGCGCCGGTCTACGACTTCGGCAGCAAGGAGATCGTCGCCTGGTCCACGTCGCTGCACCCCAACATGGCTCAGCAGCACGAGCTGCTCGACCAGCTCGTGTCCAAGAAGCCCAAGGGCTCCAGGCCGATCCTGCACTCGGACATGGGCTGGCAGTACCAGCAGGCCGGTTGGTGCAGGCGGTTGGAGGAGGCCGGCGTGGTGCAGAGCATGTCCCGGAAGGGCAACTGCATCGACAACGGCGCGACGGAGCAGGTGTTCGGCCACATCAAGGACGAGTTCTTCCGTGGAAGGACGTGGCCGGACTTCGAGTCCTTCAAGGCGGACCTCGACGACTTCGTGGTCCATTGGAACACGAGGAGGCGCCAGGTTAAACTGAAGGGACTGACCCCGGAGGAGTTCCGGAGACAGTCCCTTGCGGCGTAG
- a CDS encoding NUDIX domain-containing protein — protein sequence MRDSVASFTFDGDRDDVDHVSGAPVERELVLGSEDPRDASLEERPLSEDVAWTGRIFNVNRLQVELPDGRHAVRDVVRHPGAVAIVALTDEGRICLVRQYRTALGRVTVEIPAGKLTPGEDPLEAASRELLEETGMTAGKIAFLTTIASSDGFCDELIHIYMATGLEFSKSSPDADEFINVDLVELSELVDAVLDGRIEDAKTVVGALLCDSISHRLNFSQEEE from the coding sequence ATGCGCGACTCCGTGGCGAGCTTCACCTTTGACGGGGACCGTGACGACGTGGACCACGTCTCTGGCGCGCCCGTCGAGCGCGAGCTGGTACTTGGCAGCGAGGACCCGCGCGACGCGTCACTGGAGGAGAGACCCCTCTCCGAGGACGTTGCCTGGACGGGACGCATCTTCAACGTCAACCGACTGCAGGTCGAACTGCCCGACGGGCGCCACGCGGTGCGCGACGTGGTGCGCCACCCCGGCGCGGTGGCCATTGTCGCCCTGACGGACGAGGGCCGCATCTGCCTGGTGCGCCAGTACCGCACGGCGCTCGGCCGCGTGACGGTGGAGATTCCCGCCGGAAAGCTCACTCCCGGGGAGGATCCGCTCGAGGCTGCGAGCCGCGAGCTCCTCGAGGAGACGGGTATGACCGCCGGGAAGATCGCGTTTCTGACCACCATCGCCAGCTCGGACGGGTTCTGCGACGAGCTCATCCACATCTACATGGCGACGGGCCTGGAGTTCTCCAAGTCCAGCCCGGATGCGGACGAGTTCATCAACGTCGACCTGGTGGAGCTCTCCGAGCTGGTGGATGCCGTGCTCGACGGGCGCATCGAGGACGCCAAGACCGTGGTGGGCGCCCTTTTGTGCGACTCCATCTCCCACCGACTGAACTTCTCTCAGGAAGAGGAGTAG
- a CDS encoding Spy0128 family protein yields MVMDTSGSMDFRMDKDKDARPGESRLDYAKTAANDLVNSVVKDGSDDVRVAVVSFSNDAQTVVGYSSDKGELRRGINGLGADDGTNWEAGLAAANGLTARDGAKKYVVFLSDGEPTYRYETVEYWFFGWHTKTVVAGSGRYYEQANFDHAVTEAEKRGDATLFSVAVGSTQKVSERMSSFQKEATGSTDGCYSATTPEALKQAFASITQTITQSAQYTNVTMTDVLTDYVDFVGADGNVRVSARDAEGNEVSLSPSDYELSVDAATKRATLRFRQGQNGQAGFVLGEDVTYTLSFDVKLTQAAYDAAAAAGKTITLPTNSEGKLSYSVVNDNGAAQTVVAGADQSYQPQSVDVPVNVVSIQKTWVGGTVRPDSLTVDLLRDNQTYKTVALDAAAGYKADVVVPAGVGDSVWSVSEANVPAGYTPTYGDAVTNSGTLSITNTYSVSPVKVYGKESLSGHKTLTGRTLRAGEFQFQLKDSQGKVVSTVTNDADGNFAFGDLVFDAAGTYYYTVSEDTSHLPAGVSAVTTGSKSVTIYVTDNGDGTLSADVRKDALEFENSYEVSAAMVQLSFAKKLSGRPTALAAGEFQFQLKDEQGNVVATASNDAAGNVTFPRMAFGEAGTYVYKVSEVAGSAAGVTYDAGVRTVTIKVTDDRQGSLVAETSIDGDTTFANTYKAAPVSYDVTQDVKISKTLTGRALRAGEFEFKLVENGNVVATASNDAEGKVSFGALAYNEAGTHTYVVREAKGGLGGVTYDSSEHVVTVSVTDDGSGRLSAKATSADGQIVFKNAYSAAPTSITFGGTKVLTGAELAAGQFAFQLKDAQGNVVATATNAADGSLVFEPVSLDAAGEYHLTLSEVNDAQDNVTYDDHVYQLDVTVADDGEGSLYVASYTVDGGTDLPVFENAYVAPEAPSEPAAPQAPAAVPNTGDATSPALPLAIGACALAAACAVLLLVRRNNS; encoded by the coding sequence CTGGTAATGGACACATCCGGCAGCATGGACTTCCGGATGGACAAGGACAAGGACGCCCGACCCGGGGAGTCCCGACTGGATTACGCCAAGACTGCGGCAAACGACCTGGTGAACTCCGTGGTGAAGGACGGCAGCGACGACGTCCGCGTTGCCGTTGTTTCCTTCAGCAATGACGCCCAGACCGTCGTCGGCTACAGCAGCGACAAGGGCGAGCTGCGCCGCGGCATCAACGGTCTTGGTGCCGACGACGGCACCAACTGGGAGGCCGGCCTTGCGGCGGCCAACGGGCTCACCGCAAGGGACGGTGCCAAGAAGTACGTCGTCTTCCTCTCTGACGGCGAGCCTACGTATAGGTACGAGACCGTGGAGTACTGGTTCTTCGGCTGGCACACGAAGACTGTGGTTGCCGGCTCCGGCAGGTACTACGAGCAGGCCAACTTCGACCACGCCGTGACCGAGGCCGAGAAGCGCGGAGACGCGACGCTCTTCTCCGTCGCCGTTGGCTCGACCCAGAAGGTCTCCGAGCGCATGAGCTCCTTCCAGAAGGAGGCCACCGGCTCGACCGACGGGTGCTACTCCGCCACCACGCCGGAGGCCCTCAAGCAGGCCTTTGCGAGCATCACGCAGACCATCACCCAGAGCGCCCAGTACACCAACGTCACCATGACCGACGTGCTGACCGACTACGTCGACTTTGTCGGCGCGGACGGCAACGTGCGTGTGAGCGCCCGCGACGCCGAGGGCAACGAGGTCTCGCTCTCTCCGTCCGACTACGAGCTCAGCGTGGACGCCGCCACCAAGCGCGCCACGCTGCGCTTCAGGCAGGGTCAGAACGGCCAGGCCGGCTTTGTCCTTGGCGAGGACGTCACCTACACCCTGAGCTTTGACGTCAAGCTGACCCAGGCCGCCTACGACGCCGCGGCCGCCGCCGGCAAGACCATCACGCTGCCCACCAACTCCGAGGGCAAGCTCTCCTACAGCGTGGTCAACGACAACGGCGCCGCCCAGACCGTCGTCGCCGGGGCGGATCAGTCCTACCAGCCTCAGAGCGTCGACGTGCCCGTCAACGTCGTGAGCATCCAGAAGACCTGGGTCGGCGGCACCGTGCGCCCCGACTCCCTCACCGTCGACCTTCTGCGTGACAATCAGACGTACAAGACCGTGGCGCTTGACGCGGCGGCCGGCTACAAGGCCGATGTCGTGGTGCCCGCAGGCGTTGGCGACAGCGTGTGGAGCGTGAGCGAGGCCAACGTCCCCGCCGGCTACACGCCGACCTACGGTGACGCCGTCACCAACTCCGGCACGCTGAGCATCACCAACACGTACTCCGTCTCTCCCGTTAAGGTGTATGGCAAGGAGAGCCTCTCTGGCCACAAGACCCTGACCGGCCGCACCCTCAGGGCCGGCGAGTTCCAGTTCCAGCTCAAGGACTCCCAGGGCAAGGTGGTCTCCACCGTCACCAACGACGCGGACGGCAACTTTGCCTTTGGCGACCTTGTCTTCGACGCCGCGGGCACGTACTACTACACCGTCTCTGAGGACACCTCCCATCTGCCGGCCGGCGTCTCCGCCGTCACGACTGGCTCCAAGTCCGTCACCATCTACGTCACCGACAACGGCGACGGCACCCTTTCCGCCGACGTCCGCAAGGACGCCCTGGAATTTGAGAACTCCTACGAGGTCAGCGCCGCCATGGTGCAGCTGAGCTTTGCCAAGAAGCTCTCTGGCCGCCCGACCGCACTTGCCGCCGGCGAGTTCCAGTTCCAGCTCAAGGACGAGCAGGGCAACGTGGTCGCCACCGCCAGCAATGACGCCGCGGGCAACGTGACCTTCCCGCGCATGGCCTTTGGCGAGGCGGGAACCTACGTCTACAAGGTCAGCGAGGTCGCGGGCAGCGCCGCGGGCGTCACCTATGACGCCGGCGTCCGCACGGTGACCATCAAGGTCACGGACGACCGCCAGGGCTCCCTCGTCGCCGAGACGAGCATCGATGGCGACACCACCTTTGCCAACACGTACAAGGCCGCTCCCGTGAGCTATGACGTGACCCAGGACGTCAAGATTTCCAAGACCCTGACCGGCCGTGCCCTCAGGGCCGGCGAGTTTGAGTTCAAGCTGGTGGAGAACGGCAACGTCGTGGCGACTGCCTCCAACGACGCAGAGGGCAAAGTGAGCTTCGGCGCCCTTGCGTACAATGAGGCCGGAACCCACACCTATGTGGTTCGCGAGGCCAAGGGCGGCCTCGGCGGCGTGACGTATGACTCCTCCGAGCACGTGGTTACCGTCTCCGTCACCGACGACGGCTCCGGCAGGCTCTCTGCCAAGGCCACGTCCGCCGACGGCCAGATTGTCTTCAAGAACGCCTACTCCGCCGCTCCCACCTCCATCACCTTTGGTGGCACCAAGGTCCTGACCGGCGCCGAGCTCGCTGCTGGCCAGTTTGCCTTCCAGCTCAAGGACGCCCAGGGCAACGTGGTTGCCACCGCCACCAACGCGGCTGACGGCTCCCTGGTCTTTGAGCCCGTCAGCCTTGACGCGGCGGGCGAGTATCACCTCACCCTCTCCGAGGTCAATGACGCCCAGGACAACGTGACCTATGACGACCACGTCTACCAGCTCGACGTGACCGTGGCCGATGACGGCGAGGGCAGCCTCTACGTGGCCTCCTACACCGTCGACGGCGGTACCGACCTGCCCGTCTTTGAGAACGCCTACGTGGCTCCCGAGGCGCCGAGCGAGCCTGCGGCCCCGCAGGCCCCGGCGGCCGTTCCCAACACCGGCGACGCCACTTCCCCAGCGCTTCCGCTGGCGATTGGCGCCTGCGCCCTCGCGGCCGCGTGCGCCGTGCTTCTCCTCGTTCGCCGTAACAACAGCTAA
- a CDS encoding helix-turn-helix domain-containing protein, translating to MRVDLRVKHDIEARKAAIGLFERGNGYKSAAKALSVPRGTVRQWLCVYRSFGSGVLLSMDGKQARYTYEQKVAAASAVVDGGMTKAEAMAAFGIMSMSPLKKWCALYRRGGAEALRPRPKGRPSGSKARPRTREEELEERCRRLETEVAYLKKLRALVERDGL from the coding sequence ATGCGTGTCGACTTGAGGGTGAAGCACGACATCGAGGCCAGGAAGGCGGCGATCGGGCTCTTCGAGCGAGGCAACGGCTACAAGTCTGCGGCGAAGGCGCTGTCGGTCCCGCGCGGAACCGTGAGACAATGGCTCTGCGTATACCGGTCGTTCGGAAGCGGGGTGCTGCTATCCATGGACGGCAAGCAGGCCAGGTACACATACGAGCAGAAGGTCGCCGCAGCCTCCGCCGTGGTCGACGGCGGCATGACGAAGGCCGAGGCGATGGCGGCGTTCGGCATAATGTCGATGTCGCCGCTCAAGAAGTGGTGCGCGCTATACCGCCGGGGCGGCGCGGAGGCCCTGCGCCCGAGGCCCAAGGGCCGGCCGAGCGGTTCCAAGGCGAGGCCGCGGACCCGCGAGGAGGAGCTCGAGGAGCGCTGCCGAAGGCTCGAGACCGAGGTGGCCTACCTAAAAAAATTGCGTGCCCTGGTCGAGAGGGACGGGCTCTGA
- the deoC gene encoding deoxyribose-phosphate aldolase: MSLNKMIDHTLLAANATREQIARLCDEAVEHGFASVCVNSCWVGACASRLTETDVNVCTVIGFPLGAMSTAGKAAEAEAAVSDGANELDMVINVGWLLAGEDGLVRRDIEAVEAAAQGRCVKVIIETCLLSDEQIVRACEIAVEAGASFVKTSTGFSTGGATVEGVALMARTVAGRCKVKASGGIHTAAEAEAMVAAGASRIGTSSGLAIIGA, encoded by the coding sequence ATGAGCCTCAACAAGATGATCGACCACACGCTCCTGGCGGCAAACGCCACCCGCGAGCAGATTGCGCGGCTGTGCGACGAGGCGGTCGAGCACGGGTTTGCCTCCGTCTGCGTGAACTCCTGCTGGGTGGGCGCATGCGCTTCTCGCCTGACGGAGACCGACGTCAACGTCTGCACCGTCATCGGCTTCCCGCTGGGCGCCATGTCTACTGCCGGCAAGGCCGCCGAGGCCGAGGCCGCCGTCTCCGACGGCGCCAACGAGCTGGACATGGTCATCAACGTGGGCTGGCTGCTTGCCGGCGAGGACGGCCTGGTCCGGCGCGACATCGAGGCCGTGGAGGCCGCGGCCCAGGGACGCTGCGTGAAGGTCATCATCGAGACCTGCCTGCTCTCTGACGAGCAGATTGTCCGCGCGTGCGAGATCGCCGTGGAGGCCGGCGCCTCCTTCGTCAAGACCAGCACGGGCTTCTCTACGGGTGGCGCCACCGTCGAGGGCGTGGCGCTCATGGCTCGCACCGTGGCTGGCCGATGCAAGGTCAAGGCGTCCGGCGGCATTCACACAGCAGCCGAGGCCGAGGCCATGGTCGCCGCGGGGGCCTCCCGCATCGGCACCTCCAGCGGCTTGGCCATCATCGGCGCCTGA